One Trichormus variabilis 0441 genomic window, TTAACCCTACAAAGCTAATAGTTCCCACCGTAGAGACAGCAGCAGCAGCTAAAGCAACTGCGATCGCTAATATTACACCACGAGCTTGCTGTAAACGCATCCCCAAAATCTGTGGTAAATCTTCTCCTAAGGCCATCACATCTAATTTACGGGCAAATAACCAGCCCAAAGGCAATAAAATTAAGGGAAAAGCCAGTAATTGCCATACTTCATCCCACTGACGAGCGTAGGTACTCCCAGCTAACCACACCAAGGACTGAGATACTTGTAATTTTGACTTCACCACTAATAGGTTAATTCCCGCCGCGCAAAACGCAGATACCGCTATTCCTATCAACGCTAGTCTCCCTGGTGCTACGCCGTTTTGCCAAGCTGCTAGATAAACTACACCAAAGGCGACGACTGCACCAATAAACGCAGCAATTGGGATAAATGTTACAGGTGTGTTAGGTAGTAACACTAATACAAGTAATGCCCCAAAACCTGCACCTGAAGTAATGCCCATAATTTCCGGCCCAGCCAAGGGATTGCGGACTACTCCCTGTAACAATAAACCACTGATGGCTAAGGCTGCTCCTGCTAATAATGCTACTAGTAAGCGGGGTAGGCGCAAGTATAAGACTATTCTTTCGGTGAGTGCGTCACTATTACCATTGAAGACTTGAGTTAGTTGATGAATATCTAAATGAATATTGCCGAGGGATAACCCTATAAGCAATACCAGTAATAAGCAAGAACAACCAGCTAAAAGTAAAACAGGATACTGGAGGCGGGATTTTATCTGTATTAGTAAAGCATTATTCCCCTCTGTCTTTGTCAACAAACGCGGCGATGAACGCACCAACCAGACTAAAAACGGTGCGCCTAATAAAGCTGTGATACCTCCCGCAGGTAATTCACTAGATATCTGTTGTGCTATGAAGTCAGCCCCTAATAATATGACTGCGCCCCAAATCGCTGCTGATGGTAATAAAATTTGGTGTTGGCGACATCCCATCAATTTGCCTATATGGGGTGCAACTAAACCTACAAAGCCAATTGGCCCGATTACACTCACAGCAACGGAGGCTAAAAATATACCTAGTAGGGTGCTAGATAAGCGTGTCCACTGGACTTTTGAACCCAGGGAACGGGCGACATCTTCACCCATGAGGAGGACATCTAGGGGTTTGGCGATGAGGAAAACTGCGATCGCTCCTAATAATACTCTAGGTGCGGCGTAAATACTTCCCTGCCAGTTGGTTTGTAATAAAGAACCTGCACCCCAAAAAAATAAATCACGGGTTTGGTTTTCGTAGAGTAGTTGTAAAGCAGAGGTGAAGGCGGCTAAGGCGAGGGAAACAGCCATTCCGGAGAGGGTGAGGCGGATGGGGGTAATTTCCTTTCCGGCGATGGCGTATACCAGTAAGGCGGCTAATAAACCACCTGTGAATGCTACCAATAAAGGCGACCAGGCAAATATCTCTGGTGCAAAGATGGTTGTGGCGGTGATGGCTAAATATGCACCTGCGTTGATTCCTAATGTGGCGGGGGAGGCTAGGGGGTTACGGGTAACTGTCTGGAATAGTGCGCCGGCGATTCCTAAAGATGCGCCTGATAAGATACCGATAACAGTGCGGGGTAGTTTGATGTAGAGGAGGATGTCTTCTGGGGTGGTGATGGGGTTGCTGTGGAGGAAGAGGAGGGGGAGGAGGAGGAGGATTGGGGTGAGGAGGGGTTTAAACATGGGGGAATTGAACGCAGAGGGGCGCGGTGAACCAGCGTTGTAGGAGGGTTTCCCTCCGTAGACGACTGGTGAACCCGAAGGGAGGTTAGCGCGGAGGTGCGCGGAGGGATCTTATGTGAGGGTTTTAATGATTTTATCTACTAGGATTTGGGCTGATAGGGGGCCGCCGAATAGCCAGGTATCTGGGGCGATCGCATACAATCTTTTTTGCTGGACGAATTGTAGTTTTTGCCAGACGGGGTTAGTTTCTAGTTGTTGTTTGTAGGGGCTATTGGGGGCGGAAATATAGATGAAGTTGGCGGTTTCGACTTTTGGGAGTGCTTCTACCCACACTGTATTAAAGCCAAAACGGTCGAATTCTCCTTTCCAGGCGTTTTTTAAACCGATTGCTGTGAGGATTTGTGCAGCCATTGAGTTATCGGTAAACAGGCGGATTTGGGGGGCGTTGTCGCTGAATTGTCCGAGGACGAAATCAGGTTTTTGAGTATTTTTGATGCGGGTGGCTACTGTTTGAAATTGGGTTTGCATTTGCTGAAGCACTTTCTCCCCTACATCCCGACGGTTGACGCTTTCGGCAATTTTGCGGAATGTTTGCTGCATCTCATCGAGTTGATTTGAGTTTTCCGCCGAGGGATAGGGGTTAAATATGAGGGTGGGGGCGATCGCAGATAAGGTATCGTAAATAGTCTGGTGTCTTAAATCTACACCTAAAATTAAATCAGGTTTTAATTGGGCGATCGCTTCTAAACTCGGTTCTTGGCGTGTCCCTACATCAACTACACTCTCATCTAGGGATGGTTGCACATTTACATATTTTTTATAACCCTGGATATCTGCAACTCCTACAGGCTGGATTCCCAAAGCTAAAAGGTTTTCTGCATACACCCATTCTAGGGCGACTACTCTGGTTGCAGTTTTACTTGCAGCTTGGGGACGAGGAGAACGATTACAAGCCGCCGTCAAAGCGGAAGCAGTCGCCGCAGTTAAAAAGGTGCGTCTAGTGAATTTGATCATCTTGCTAACTCTCCTTCTGGGATACCTAAATGACAAGGTAAACAAGTCGGATAGCCATTGATGGGATGGGGAATCACGGTCATTTCTACACCAAACACTTGCTGAATGTTGCTGGCTGTCATCACTTCTTGGGGAGTACCTGCGGTGACTATATTTCCTTGTTTGAGCATAATTAGGCGATCGCTATACGCTGCGGCTTGATTCAAATCATGTAACACCCAACCAACAGTAATTCCATGTTCTTGGTTGAGTCGTCGCACTAAGGCTAAAACTTCTATTTGATGGCGGATATCTAGATATGTTGTGGGTTCATCGAGTAATAACACCTGGGTTTGCTGGGCTAACGCCATTGCAATCCAAGCCCTCTGGCGTTCACCTCCCGAAAGGGTATCTACTATCCTATCTGCTAAGGCTTCTAAGCCAGTCACAGCTAACGCCCATTCCATCGCGGCGATATCTTTTTGGGAAAAACCCCCCAATAGATTCTGATGGGGGTAGCGTCCATAACCAATCAATTCCTTGACTGTAATTGCTGATGGAATTTCCGAGAATTGAGGTAGCATTGCTAACTTTCGTGCCAATTGTTTAGTCGGGATTTTGGCAATATTACAACCGTCAATATAAACTGCACCCCGGATTGGTGTTAATAATCTCGCTAGGGTACGCAATACCGTACTTTTACCCGAACCGTTTGGTCCCAGTAAAGCCGTGATTTCGCCTTCCGGGAGGGTGATGGAGAGGTCAGAAACGATAATTCGGTGGTCATAAGCAATTTTCAGATTATGAGTATCAATGGCTACCAATTCCTAGCCTCCCAGAAGTTAATGAGATATTTTAGCAATTATTTTGGTTAGTTTATAAGATTAATGCCAAGAACACAACCCTGGTTACAAATAGCTGTAGAGAATAAGAATCAATAGATTCTCTCACTTATCATCCTGCATCCCTGCATTGAACAGCATGGCATATTTTCGATTTGCAAGTTCCCGATCTCCGCAGTTGGGACAATCCCAGGCTCTGATATCCTGCCCCAATTAATCATAGAAAAGTGTAAAAATCCAACTATCTTTTATTTATAATTATTAATTCATTTTATTCCTTTAAAGGTAAGCATCTTAAATTGAAAACCTGATATTGGGGAATAGGAAATAAGTTTTTATCCTTGCTTTGGTGTTGAGTTATAACTTGATGGGTTTGTTTGATTATCCCTTGGTATTTACCTTTAATTTCTTGATTAGGACTAACAAAATCAACTTCTACCAAAGCCTCGGTTTTATCTTCTGTTAACTCTAAAATCCGACCAAATTTTAAGTATTCATACCAATTCCATTCTTCTTGTAACCAAATTTCTCCTTCTAAAATTTGAGCAAAAGGAGGTAATCCAAAAAAACCACGATAAAAGGGGCGAAGTTGACTAATATCGCCTTTTTGATAGATAATATTAGGTAAAATTTCCCAAGTAAGATGACCCCAGCTACGTCCATAGGGCATATCAATTAAAGTAGGAGCAAATTGATGTCCTCCAAAGTGACTACATCTCCAGATGCGCAGATGAGAACAGGCATAATTTTGACGTAGTTCTTGATAAATAGGATAGCCAAAACGAGCGCAAGCTACATCTACATTACCATGAGTACAAACCATGATTTCTCGAATATGGGAAGTATCCTGGAGGTATTTATCAAAATTTGTCAATAACTGAGGTTGTTTATAAAGAGTAAATATCAGTTCTCCAATCAATTCCCTGGGGAGAATATATTCTCGCTTATCATATTTAGCAAATAATTGAGCAGGTCGGGAATAATGAAAGATTCTTATATTATCTGATGTGGAATACTCGTGATCTGGTGCGATCGCTAATTGCCAAAATTTAATTTTCTGTTGTTGATGAATTTCCTGTATTAAATCTATTGCTGCTTGTGGTATGGGTTGAGGTTTTGCCAACATATTCACATTCCAAGGCTGTTCTATTTCAAACATCAGCCAGGAATCAAAAGGGTAAAGAGTACCTAAAGTATCTTCTCCGTTTTGCTTAGAAACCTCAGAGCAAAAACGGCATTTCATTAGTTCTGGATCATAATTTGTCATCAGCTTGTTTATCTTTTGGTTTGATAAGATTAGAAAATCAAGTTTTAATTTATGTATAATTCTTGTATTTTATTGGGAAATTGTTCTATTGATATCTATTTTTATTAATAAAAATATAGCATTTCTCGGAAATTAATAGCTATCTCATATAAGGCTTGCCTTGTATCTTCAATCACGCGAATCATCCGAATAAAACTATGAATAAAGGATTCATAGTGAAGGATTTTAACTTTGACTTGAAACGATTGTAAATATTGAGCATATAATAGTCCGTCATCTCGTAATGGATCATGTTCTGCGGTAACAATTAAACATGGCGGTAAATTTCTAGCATCTTGAACTTTCAATGGTGACGCATAGTATTCTTCCCCCTGAAGATCATTTTCCAAGTAATGATTCCAAAACCATTTCATTGTTTCCAAAGAAAGACCTTTGGTATAACCTGCTTGATAAGATTGGGTATTAAAACCATATTGAGTAACCGGAGTAATCAAAAGTTGTGCTTCTAGTGAAATATTTCCTTCATCTCTTAATTTAATAGCTGCTACTGCTGCTAAATTAGCTCCAGCACTTTCTCCCCCTACAGCGATTTTTTGTGCATCTCCTCCTAAACTTTGAGAATTTTTATGTACCCATTTAATAGCCTCTAGTGCATCAATAACAGGGATAGGGCATTTATATTCAGGAGCTTGACGATATTGAACAGATACGACAATGCAATTTATATGTTTACATAAGAAAGAACAAGGAGCATCCGCACTATCTAAATTGCCAAATATCCAACCGCCTCCTTGAAAATAAACTAGAATTGGGTACAGTGTTGACTTTTCTTGGATACTGTTTATATTGTCTACTTCATCTCTAGGTGTATAAACCCTAATAGGTATAGATATATCTTCTAACCTTTTAATCCATCGATCTTCTATTGTTACGCCTTCTTCATTAGTCAGATGATATAACTTAATAGCTTCCTGGTAAAAAAATCTGGATGCTTCAGGTTTTAATTCAGATATGGGAGGATGTCCTAACTCATCCATCCTTTTTTTTATTGTCTTGACAAGTTCTAGAATTTCAGGATGAATAGTAGTTTTTGGCTCTTTTACTTGCATGATTTGAATCCACTGTTAAATTTTTTGTCAATACTCAACTTTGGATTTTAGGGAACAGGAAGAAATAAAAACTATCATCAAATTCCCTAAATCCCTTATTTACAGGTGTAATATCAACTATCTAGTGTTACAAAATTCTGTACTAATCTGCTTTAAATCAGATAGCTTCTGAAAAAAATGTTCCCTCTCTAATATCATCAAAGCTGCTTTCTTATGGGGAAGTTTTACTTCGTCATAAATATAAAAACCACATTGCTCTTGGGTAGGAATCACAATTCTATTGCGTGAGTCTGGTTCAATGATTAATCTTTCTGTCTCATAAAGATGAAACACTAAAGCAGATGAACCTCTGAAAATTGGGAATATATATTCTTTTTCAAAGTATTCCCTTTTCCCAATAGCTATGTGACCTCCCATATCAGACTCTTGATAAGGATAGTAATGGCGGATATTATCTTTGATTACTTGATAGATAATTCCATATGAAACAGGTTCACCATCTAAACTACCAATAAAAAGTTTCTTGTGATCTGCCTTGAGGGATTTTTGCAAATATTCCTGAAATTCTGCAAAGGAAATATTTAATTTCCAAAAAGGTATCAAATGCTTTTGCTGCATCCAATCATAAATCATTTCTACATCTTGTTCATAGGACACAGGACGGAAAGAAACTTCTTTGCCATACTCAGGATCAATATATGTAAATATGCAGGAAGATTGAGTCTGATTGACTGGTTTTTTCTGGGAATTTAGATGGACAGATGTAGCTTTTTCGGCAACTAAATACAAAGCATTATTCACCTTACCGAAGGCGGCTGCATGGGGGCGATCGCCATCATCAGCGTAACCGTAAGTAATCAAGCGATTGCGATTCAAGCACAGCTTGGTAAATTGGGGTGCTAGCAAGTTGAATAACTCAAATCTGTCTTGCATTTCGGGGAAGCGGCTTTGATAATTCAAGATTGTCTGTCTTACTTTTGTCCAAAAGGTGTGTTCTGGGTAGTTGTGGTAGTCAGCTAATAAATCAGACAAATAACGATGGTGACAGATAAACAAGCCAGCAAAGATAAATTGACATAATCCTTCTGGTGGTTCAGTCAACAAGACGGCTTTGAGTTGTGGTGTTAAAGTCTCTAATTCTGGTAGGGAATGACGACTGATATTTACATCATCGACAAAATCTTTCATTGCTAACCGATGGGGGACAAAATCCTTCAGTACCAAAATTGTGTTTTCACCGTGGGGGGAGAAAACTACACCGTAGCGGTAGAGGTAATGTAGTAATGGCGGTAAAATTGTGTTAAACAGGCAAGATAACCATTCATCTAAACTGAGTCCAGAACGTTCTACCAGTTGAGAAATAAAGGGTTTACCACTACCATCAATGTGTAATAAGGAAGCTAAAGTAATTGGACGTTCATCAGCTTTGGTATAAACTAAAACACTCTCTCGCCATAGACAGCCCAACATTTCCTTATATTGGTAAGGTGCGCCTGCAAGTTGGCTATAGTATGGATGATCGTAATTGATGCTGGCAATTTCCCCAGGAAGTATTAAGCGACATTCATCTTTTAAGAAAGGATCATTGTCACAAATCGATTTTACATATTCTGTAACCAGTGGGGCAACCTGTGTGCGATCGCCTGGTAAACCACGGTAAACTAGGGTGTTTAAAATGCTCAGAGGTAATTTAACATACCGTTTCTGTGGGTGGCTGATATTGGCAAAGGTGCGAATTGATTGTTGGGGTAAATATTTATCTTGGCTGTAACCAAGGGGAATCATTGCACCCGTGGCGATTTCTTCCACAAACAGAAGGGTAATGATATTCTTCCATTGCCAATCATGGACGGGAAGAAAGTAATAATCGGCGGGGTTGAGATGACGTTGTTCCAAGATGGCGGTAAATTCAGCAAGATTTTCTGCGCCTAATTCTTCTTGGATGAGGGTGACATAATCTAGTCCTGAGATGGCGTTAAATTGGGCGTGTTCACTGCTAACAGCAATCCAAAAGAGGGAGACTGGCTGTTTACTTTCTGGTGCGTGGGCTAGGTAATCATCGTAGCCAAAACCGATGCGTCCTTTGTTGAAGGTTATCCAAGGGTGTCCTTCCATTTCCCCTTCTAAGGAGGGGTAGTCTAAGGTCAGTAAGTCTATATTTTGGGTTTCTTTTTTGGTTTGGATATGTGCGTCGGCTAGTAGGGTGTTGCTGAGTTCTTTGATGAGATGGGCTGTGGTTTCGGCTGTCATTCCTACGGCTGTGTGAATGTCGAGGACGAATTGCAGGGGGTTGAATGCTGGTGAAAATTCTGAGGTTTCTCGTCGTTGGATGGATGTAGGAATGACGCGATAGCTGTCGAATAGGCGTTTTTTGGCTTGGAATTTGTAGGCGATACCTCCGGGGAGGGTGAGGTGGTAGAGGGTGGATTCTGGGGTTTGTTCTATTGTCTCCGGTTTGATGATTTCTTCGTACATGAACTCGGAGAGCATTTTGGCTAGGAGTTTTTGGCTAATTGTTTGCCAGCGTTGGGGTTGGAGGATTTGGGTTAGGTTTTGCATATTTTTGTTTGGGAATTTTCACAGGTTCTGGATAACCCCTCTCCAAACCTCTCTCCGTGTCGGGGAGAGGCTTTGAATTTTCCCCCTTCCCTAGTAGGGAAGGTGTACACACAAGTCTGATCAAACTTGCCCCATAACGTTTTGATCCCCCTAAATCCCCCTTAAAAAGGGGGACTTTGATTCTAGTTCCCTCCTTAAAAAAGGGGGGTTAGGGGGGATCAAGCCACATTTTGCACTCAGCACAAAGATGTGTGTACACCGTAGAGTAGGGAAGGGGGTTAGGGGGTTAGGTTAAGCGTAGATTTTTCCACATAACGTGAAAAATCAGATTTAAGAGAAACAGAGTTAAAATCCTTCTGCTGCCTGCCGCCTGCCGCCTGTCTTCGGAACATAGCGAAAGAATAGGAGGTTTAAGCAACAAATTATGGTGGCGGCGATGAATGGGGAGGCTAGGCTGTGGGTGTTGACTAGCCAGGAGGCTAGGAGGGGTGCGCCTAAGTGTCCGATGTTGGCGAAGGAGATGGCGAGGCTGTAGTTGAAGTGGAGGTGTTTGGCTGTGCTTTGGTTGAATATTTGCAGTTCTAAGGCGGCTTGGGTGACTGCTAGGAAGAAGCCATAAACTATCCTCGCTAGGATCAGTAAGGGTAGGTTAGATGAGAGTCCTTGTAGGCCTAAGCTGACGATGAGTAGGCTTAAACTTGCTAAGTAGATGGTTTGGAGGCGTTCGGGACGACAGGCTTGACGGATGTAGGGTAAGGCAGCGATCACCATTACACTAGGTATCAGAAATAACAAGCTACCAGTGAATAGGTCAACGTTTAATGGTTCGGCGGTAACATACTCTGTGAAGTAGGGACGAACTAGATTATTCGCTAGCTGGAAAGTAAGAATGACTACGCCGATAGTGATGATATAACCCAGTTGGTTAGGTGCTACAAGCTGATTTTCTCCCCTACCCCCATCTCC contains:
- the fhuB gene encoding Fe(3+)-hydroxamate ABC transporter permease FhuB, which translates into the protein MFKPLLTPILLLLPLLFLHSNPITTPEDILLYIKLPRTVIGILSGASLGIAGALFQTVTRNPLASPATLGINAGAYLAITATTIFAPEIFAWSPLLVAFTGGLLAALLVYAIAGKEITPIRLTLSGMAVSLALAAFTSALQLLYENQTRDLFFWGAGSLLQTNWQGSIYAAPRVLLGAIAVFLIAKPLDVLLMGEDVARSLGSKVQWTRLSSTLLGIFLASVAVSVIGPIGFVGLVAPHIGKLMGCRQHQILLPSAAIWGAVILLGADFIAQQISSELPAGGITALLGAPFLVWLVRSSPRLLTKTEGNNALLIQIKSRLQYPVLLLAGCSCLLLVLLIGLSLGNIHLDIHQLTQVFNGNSDALTERIVLYLRLPRLLVALLAGAALAISGLLLQGVVRNPLAGPEIMGITSGAGFGALLVLVLLPNTPVTFIPIAAFIGAVVAFGVVYLAAWQNGVAPGRLALIGIAVSAFCAAGINLLVVKSKLQVSQSLVWLAGSTYARQWDEVWQLLAFPLILLPLGWLFARKLDVMALGEDLPQILGMRLQQARGVILAIAVALAAAAVSTVGTISFVGLIAPHAARLLVGSRHRQLVPIAAIFGAILVTLADTVGRVVLAPKEIPSGLVTALIGTPYFLWLLGGNQKH
- a CDS encoding ABC transporter substrate-binding protein — its product is MIKFTRRTFLTAATASALTAACNRSPRPQAASKTATRVVALEWVYAENLLALGIQPVGVADIQGYKKYVNVQPSLDESVVDVGTRQEPSLEAIAQLKPDLILGVDLRHQTIYDTLSAIAPTLIFNPYPSAENSNQLDEMQQTFRKIAESVNRRDVGEKVLQQMQTQFQTVATRIKNTQKPDFVLGQFSDNAPQIRLFTDNSMAAQILTAIGLKNAWKGEFDRFGFNTVWVEALPKVETANFIYISAPNSPYKQQLETNPVWQKLQFVQQKRLYAIAPDTWLFGGPLSAQILVDKIIKTLT
- a CDS encoding ABC transporter ATP-binding protein, coding for MVAIDTHNLKIAYDHRIIVSDLSITLPEGEITALLGPNGSGKSTVLRTLARLLTPIRGAVYIDGCNIAKIPTKQLARKLAMLPQFSEIPSAITVKELIGYGRYPHQNLLGGFSQKDIAAMEWALAVTGLEALADRIVDTLSGGERQRAWIAMALAQQTQVLLLDEPTTYLDIRHQIEVLALVRRLNQEHGITVGWVLHDLNQAAAYSDRLIMLKQGNIVTAGTPQEVMTASNIQQVFGVEMTVIPHPINGYPTCLPCHLGIPEGELAR
- a CDS encoding sucrase ferredoxin, which translates into the protein MTNYDPELMKCRFCSEVSKQNGEDTLGTLYPFDSWLMFEIEQPWNVNMLAKPQPIPQAAIDLIQEIHQQQKIKFWQLAIAPDHEYSTSDNIRIFHYSRPAQLFAKYDKREYILPRELIGELIFTLYKQPQLLTNFDKYLQDTSHIREIMVCTHGNVDVACARFGYPIYQELRQNYACSHLRIWRCSHFGGHQFAPTLIDMPYGRSWGHLTWEILPNIIYQKGDISQLRPFYRGFFGLPPFAQILEGEIWLQEEWNWYEYLKFGRILELTEDKTEALVEVDFVSPNQEIKGKYQGIIKQTHQVITQHQSKDKNLFPIPQYQVFNLRCLPLKE
- a CDS encoding alpha/beta hydrolase, giving the protein MQVKEPKTTIHPEILELVKTIKKRMDELGHPPISELKPEASRFFYQEAIKLYHLTNEEGVTIEDRWIKRLEDISIPIRVYTPRDEVDNINSIQEKSTLYPILVYFQGGGWIFGNLDSADAPCSFLCKHINCIVVSVQYRQAPEYKCPIPVIDALEAIKWVHKNSQSLGGDAQKIAVGGESAGANLAAVAAIKLRDEGNISLEAQLLITPVTQYGFNTQSYQAGYTKGLSLETMKWFWNHYLENDLQGEEYYASPLKVQDARNLPPCLIVTAEHDPLRDDGLLYAQYLQSFQVKVKILHYESFIHSFIRMIRVIEDTRQALYEIAINFREMLYFY
- a CDS encoding GNAT family N-acetyltransferase — protein: MQNLTQILQPQRWQTISQKLLAKMLSEFMYEEIIKPETIEQTPESTLYHLTLPGGIAYKFQAKKRLFDSYRVIPTSIQRRETSEFSPAFNPLQFVLDIHTAVGMTAETTAHLIKELSNTLLADAHIQTKKETQNIDLLTLDYPSLEGEMEGHPWITFNKGRIGFGYDDYLAHAPESKQPVSLFWIAVSSEHAQFNAISGLDYVTLIQEELGAENLAEFTAILEQRHLNPADYYFLPVHDWQWKNIITLLFVEEIATGAMIPLGYSQDKYLPQQSIRTFANISHPQKRYVKLPLSILNTLVYRGLPGDRTQVAPLVTEYVKSICDNDPFLKDECRLILPGEIASINYDHPYYSQLAGAPYQYKEMLGCLWRESVLVYTKADERPITLASLLHIDGSGKPFISQLVERSGLSLDEWLSCLFNTILPPLLHYLYRYGVVFSPHGENTILVLKDFVPHRLAMKDFVDDVNISRHSLPELETLTPQLKAVLLTEPPEGLCQFIFAGLFICHHRYLSDLLADYHNYPEHTFWTKVRQTILNYQSRFPEMQDRFELFNLLAPQFTKLCLNRNRLITYGYADDGDRPHAAAFGKVNNALYLVAEKATSVHLNSQKKPVNQTQSSCIFTYIDPEYGKEVSFRPVSYEQDVEMIYDWMQQKHLIPFWKLNISFAEFQEYLQKSLKADHKKLFIGSLDGEPVSYGIIYQVIKDNIRHYYPYQESDMGGHIAIGKREYFEKEYIFPIFRGSSALVFHLYETERLIIEPDSRNRIVIPTQEQCGFYIYDEVKLPHKKAALMILEREHFFQKLSDLKQISTEFCNTR
- a CDS encoding MFS transporter; this encodes MKHRLPLISGALFLCVFLSIFNEVLLSPFYPQFFRKVFGVTDLAYTGYYIFVCRLTVVLCAPVWGVLSRRFEVKHLLFVGQLGAAFMTALMGTSTSAEQFLIYTILLLLCKSSYLLVYPLIIQLGGEEKRTAIAGTYQAVFHSAIIIATIVGAFMVNINTPLIIFYGIAAADLLQLAVCAYILRGVSTKEAGGQGAGGKGDGGRGENQLVAPNQLGYIITIGVVILTFQLANNLVRPYFTEYVTAEPLNVDLFTGSLLFLIPSVMVIAALPYIRQACRPERLQTIYLASLSLLIVSLGLQGLSSNLPLLILARIVYGFFLAVTQAALELQIFNQSTAKHLHFNYSLAISFANIGHLGAPLLASWLVNTHSLASPFIAATIICCLNLLFFRYVPKTGGRRQAAEGF